CTCTCAGGTTCAAGAGCGGCCGTCTGCGTCCTTACACTCTGAGCCTGGGGCGCGTCATCAAGCAGAAGCTGTGGCAGAGACTGGACCGTCCCCTGTTCACCGAAACAGTCAACGGAGACGGACTGGTGCACGTGGATGTCTCCTACGGGGTTGGAgtcttccctcccctccaccaggTGGACATTTTGGGGGAGCCAAAGCCAGGGACACCACAGAAGAGCTGAAAACTCAAAAGTAGCAATCTGCAGTTGCTGCCTCCAACTGCAGGTTGCCGGCAGCTGCTACCAAACCCCCACCTTATGTAGGCTCAACCCCTAAACTGCTGTtaccacctccaccagcagatatTGGCAGACAGCTGGAAGCAAACCTTCACCTTGATCCTCTGCCAGTGACCTGCAGTTGTTGCCTCCAACTGCAGGTTGCTGGCAGCCAGCTGCAACCAAACCTCCACCTACATCCTCTGCCAGTGACCTGTTGATGCCGCCTCCAACTGCAGGTTGCTGGCAGACAGCTTCAACCAAACCTCCACCTACGTCCTACGACCACAGTTGCACCACCTGCAGTCTCTGCCAGCCTACAACTAAAATCCTCTGCCAGCATGCTGCGGTTTTTGCCTCGAACTGCAGTCTGCTTGCAGACAACTGCAACTTAATTCCATCTTAACAGCCTCTGCCACAAACCTGCAGTTGCACCCTCCACTTGCAGATTGGGGTTGAGGGGCTACAACCAAACCTCCACCGCCAGCTGTAGCTAAATATCCAGCCTCTGCCACTAATCTGCTGTTACATTCTCCACCAGCAGATATTGGCAGACAGCTGCAACTGAACCTGAACCTTCTGCCTCTGCCAGCACCTGCAGTGTCTGCCTAAAACGGTTGGTTGTTGGCAGTCAGCTGCAACCAAATCTCCACCTAAATAGCCTCTGTCACTGACCTGCTTTGCTGCCTCCAGCTGTAGCTGCCTCCAGCATGGCCTACGCCAGTTACCTCTGTATGCCGCCTCCACCTGAACATACTGATGAACCCTAACTCTACCTCCCAAACCTCCACGCATCTGCCGCAACCTGCAGTTACCGCCTCTAACTGTAGTATGCTGGAAGACATTTGTATAAAGATGCCTTTGAAGCCTCAACGTAAAGCCTTTGTCAGATCCTGTAGGTGCCGCCTCCACCTGCAGGGTATGGCAGGCAGATGCCGTGAAATCCTCCACCTTTAGCCTGCCAATGTGCAGTTGCCTACTCCACCTGTAGACTTTTGTAGAAAGCTGCAGCAGAACCTCCATCTAAAACCACTGCCAGTTACCTATGGATTTTGCCTCCACCTGAAGATCCTGGTGATAATCTACCTTTCAAACCTCCACCTTCAGGCCCCTGCCACAAGCTGCTGATGTTTCATCCATGTGTCCAACCTCATCAAGATGCAACCAAAGCTTCACCTAAATTGCTTCTACCACAAACCTGCCATTCACCGTCTCCACCAGTAGATTGTGGCAAGCGGCTGAAACCGAACCTCCACCTAGAGCCACCTACAGTTACTTGTCGGCACCTAAACGTCCACCTTCCTGCCTCTGGCAAAACCTGCTGCTCACCACCACCGGCAGTTTGTGCAGAGTGCTGCCTTTCAAATCTTCAACTACAGCCTCTGCCAGAATCTACATTTGTTCCCTCCACCTGCAGATTCTGGCACCTGCCGTTCCTCCACCTACGACCTCTAAATTGTCTTCATCCACAACTCCCATTGAGCCAGAATTCAACGTGCTCCAGCGGCTGCATCCTTTGCCATGCTACATCTGAAGCCTCTCCCAGCTGCAACCGAACCTCCTCCTAAATAGCTTCTGCCAGCAACCCACAGTTGCGCCCTCTACCTGTAGATTGCACAGCTTCTGCTTACCTGTGGAAGCCTCCACCTGAAGATCCTTGAAGATCACTAGAGCATCAACCTCCACATACAACCATCACCGTGCACCTACAACTCTGACTGAACTATCTGCCAGCCAACTGTACGTCCTCCGATACAACATTAACTAAAGAGAGCTCAGCTTTCTCCTGCTGGTTTGAACTCAATTAGTGACATCAGGCTGATGCGTAGCAGAGTGATCATCCTGTAGAAGTCATTTAGTTAAAAAAGGATGTTTTATATTTGAGTCTTATAAAATACCTGGAGTAAACTCTTGATGAAATGAAAGACCTAAAATGTTAGAAAGTCTGTTTACtttatgaatttaaacattCCTTCAATTGGCATTGGTTTCATAATTTGAGGGTGTTTTGTTGATGCCCGGTGACTTAAgacatttttttgtggttttctcCAGTTGTTGTTGGACTCCACACGTCCCGATGTACCAGGAGCTGATCGAGAGCCGGGATCATTCCTTCTACCACAAGAGCCATGTTCCAGAGATGCttattcctcctccaccttcaccacCAACTCCTGCTCCTTGTCTTAACTTTTGcactgttgtttaataaatTCCATCATTGCTTTTGATcattagttttatttaaatctgaATTAATTGACAGAAAACTGATACTTTAATGTTCAAGATCCAATTGAGTAATTATGAATGACattttttcatccattttctgtttgttggtGTATCTTCCACAAAACACGATACCAAAAGCAAGCAGTAGTTTCAATttgcatattaaaacatttcggataacaaacaaaacagaataGTCTGatgcaaaataatataattgAGAAGTTTCAtggttattatttttaatttcatactTTTTAGAATTCTATTGTCTTGTATTTATTAAGATTTAGCACAACTTCAGAGCTCCCTCTGAAATAGATGTTTTATCAAACATCCGAaggttttgaattattttttatatagcCTAAATGAACACATTTCAATTTTACCTCAGAGGGCATCACAATCTGCACAACAgtatttttcctcctttctcacCTCTTGGTCATCGAAGTCCACTTAGacagtgtaggatattagaaataaactgacgacccggttcataaaattactaaaatgcatatagtgtacaccacaATACAGCCATGagtctgaaactgtgtaatcaataaagtattgACAAtgttgtaaaaccactgtaattctgcagctgtaatagaataacaccaatgtacagctatgattgtatttaatgtaatgtaatcaactggaatgcatgcatgtaatacttgcacaacaactgatattgactgaggctcattcgaaatccgagttacattgaactcaccagaagaccactcccagaggtgtggacactgactttcacacctttacgcaTTGgcataaatacctgtaggcaaccattgttctcgagttcgctggtggaggcaacaaaCAGGCACTAGGTATGGTCAATGGGCCCTGTGGCCTGTTGGTTgcagagaccagcggctcctcagctgagatgttctttttaccacaacaccctttcttttattgaatacaatgatgatgattttacaatgattttaacctttcgatcaaCGATGCCCAGACACACCGTCTGAACTGACGCGTGACGGCTCAGATGCTTCTCTAATGGTCGAGATTACTCTGGCTAAAGATAGGTCAAAGGGCCGGCTCTCATTGTTGAAGTACTTAATGCagcagggccgagatcctccttgtggcactggTCCTCAATGGCAAGTCTGTGATGATCGTCAGTGAATCTGTGACGATCTTCAGTGAATCTGTGGCAACTCCGTGGCAGGCGTCACAACATTGAGCTGAGGAGCCGACTGAGCGGAGCCACATCATTCGAGTACGGATGTtgtttgtacgacaggtcagttGCCATAAATCAGTTTTATGATTATGGTTGAGGCACCTGAGCCACACGTTCTCTtacagcaggggtgtcaaactacTTTTAGGTTAGGGCCAGACCTTTGATCAGTGGGCCAGACCGGTAAAATCATAGACGATGGTTCGGTCGACACTACTGCCATCTAgtaattttatattttgtatttaaactcCTTAAACATGAGGTCTAAATATTGATTCTGCCCCAACTGAGTCTCTGTAACTTTACAATTTTTAAGTATGAATTAGGTTTTTGGTAGCACTCCATGATGACTCAACATAATGAAGCATTAATCAAAGGCTTATTATTGAGTAATTTACACTAGAGATTCTTATAGTCAATATGTGCAAGATTCCCTGAACAGATATCTGAAACCTGAAAGCTGAAGAATGGTTCCTAAAGATATGTTTAATTTTGGTTCGAAACATTGAGTCATGGTCTTTTTATGAAGGGAATTTTGGATTTAGAATTGTATTACTGTATCAAAGTAATTAGTGTTAAAATGTTCAATAACATGACACCaatattaattattttcagaccaagagccccttgcgtgcctcTTGCATGCTTTTTTacccctccttgcgtgtgtcgagcaatttttctagactagcaaCAAAGCCTACGCAAGCCTCAGGGAGCCCTCAAGACGTCattctctaggtcgtctttgcaaaacacgttactccacctattgttctggaggtgaattgctgggatgttttcaggactggtaccaacagtctggatgagttctcAGAGGCTGTGGCTtcttacatcggcttctgtgaggacagctgtgttccATGATGCACCtcggtgagttacaacaacgacaaaccctgggtcacagcggaactcagaaaactatgcctgcagaaggaccaggcatttaggagcggggacaaagtcttgtacacagagtcaaaatacaggttcagcaaggcggtgagagatgctaaacgactgtactctgagaaactccaacaacagttctcagcaagtgactccgcttcggtttggagaggccttaaacacctcactaactacaagccaaaacccaccactccatgaatgaccttcgcctggcagacgagctgaatagagttctactgcagatttgatagacaatgtcctgactccatcccccacagccCGTGTCTCCGGGGTTCacaaacatcttcaacacctccctggagacatggcACGTACCAGCTGCTTCAatccagaaaaaaataataacgggaagcaaattataaataataaattaataaaatatataaattaacagGTTAatagagtatatatatatattgtgacaAAATGTCCTGAGCTGTCGTCAGCGTCGCCCGGGAAACGGAGCAGACACACCTGCACCCGCTCATCACGGGCTGAGCGGCCACACCTGCGCCTGATCAGAGGCTGCCTTGATAAGCCTCACCGCcacacacagaggggggagATGTCCAAGCCTCGGCTAACATTATCGCTGTTATTTCCCCCAGACAGCGGTGCGTGACCGCGAGCCCACGTCTCCCCATGGACTTCACGGACCCACACACCACCGcgcacagagaggaagaaggagagccCCTAAATAAAATCCACCCTTCGGGGTACTCACCGTGACCCTCGTGTTGCCAGGAGCTGCACTTTTAGACAACACAAACATtaggtaaatattttatttcaaaaattacattcaaatcacATTTAGCCCTAAAATATAACAATTGACAAAGCCAGTTTTCCAGATAATCAATAACCATCTTCGTAGCATTAAGGATGAACTgtagcattcattcatttttttgtaatgttgacattttaaattagCTGGACATTTCAGGATTTTTCTGATTTGAAAAGAGCCAAATCTCCTCTGAAACCAAACTCTCAGCATAATGAATTAACGTCTCACTGACATCTAGTGGCATTAGCTGAtctctgcagtgtgtttgtAACCGTCTCTGAGGTCACATCATTAAGAGTCTATGAGACAAATCTAAATGTAGTTTGAAGCAGCTTCTTGATCAAATTATTTGCGCTTTATCGAGAAACAACAGATGGCCGACTTCTCCTCGTCACAATTATGtgcaaaaaactattttcacaaTACATCTACATAGGATCAGTTTTAGCAGTAAATAACATGAATCATGAGCAACGTAATCTAAAACATGAGCAATAACAATTTAAGATGTATGGActgaatgaaaggaaaaatTAAAGATTTATACAGCCTGCAATGTctaaaataatttataatatacaataataaaatgcataataataataattgggcggcacggtggcgtggtggttagcactgtcgcctcacagcaagaaggtcctgggttcgattccgcccagtggcctttctgtgtggagtctgcatgttctccccgtgtctgcgtgggttctctccgggttctccggcttcctcccacagtccaaagacatgctctggggatcaggttaattggggactttaaattgcccgtagatgtgtgaatgtgagtgtgaatggttgtatgtctctgtgtagccctgcgattggctggcgaccaatccagggtgtaccctgtctatcgcccgaagttggctgggatggactccagcccccccgcgaccctgtgtgcaggataagcggcttgacaatggatggatggatggatggaataatAAAATGCAGGCTGGTTATTCATGTTGGGCTAATTGTATAGATCCAACATCAGGTTTTTCTTTGGAATGCTTCTTTGccttaaacaaaaagaaagctaTACAAATAGCTCCAAACACTGCAACAATTAGAAGAGCAAACGTGGTTGTAAGTCCGATCTCAGCATCATGGGTGGAGAGCTTCATACCCAGGAAAATCACCGAGTTGTTCACTGAGGGGACAGGCGTGATAGGCGCACTCGTTGCTGTGGGAAAAACACGGGTTAATATATTTGAACATTGACTGCACATCTAAaaagtgtttgcttttcttAAATGTGGAAACAGAAAATCTGAGATCTACCAAAagcaaatgtctttgtttttcacatCTGTTTGTGcgccttccatctggcaggaggctgagctCCATCGGGACCAAGAGCTCTCGCCACAGAAACAGTGTCTTCCTGTCGggagtcaggctcatcaacagagccaggACTCCccctgactgactctgacatccctttCTCCTCCCGTCACTCCCTTCACTCTCCACatgcacatgtcactttcacatacactcacaacacagttgtgtagagtacGATTATCTTTTCGccagtgcactttatttatcttttattttatatccCCGCCACACTTTTTATCCTGTGGCGGGGATCTAGATCTAAATGGTAAATTTGTGAATTGAACTGCTATTTTTCTtgcattatgtttttttgtctggtAGGTCATTGAATAACATTGgacattccttgtatgtctaacatattttggcaataaatgttttgattCCTGATTCAAAGGTTTTTGCTAAAATTACTTTTTTGTCAACGAGCTTTAAAATGAATGGTTGAATTGAATTACCTTCAGGCACTGTGCTGGAACACTCATGGGGTCCCAAGGCGGGGTCTGGGAATCCGTTGCAGTTGATGATGGTGGAGTAGAGGGTCACAGAATTCTTGGCCACACGAGGCAATTTAGGGTCAGAGAAATTGACATAGAACAGGCCAAATCTTTCTGAGAAGCCAGTAGCCCACTCTAGGTTGTCCATCAGGGACCAAGCTGTGTAACCCCGGATATCCACGTTATCGAGCAGATAAGCTAGgaggagaaaatgaacaaatttaGGAAGGCAGATACAGATATTCAGTGTCTTGTTTTCAATATTACCATTATTCTGTGAAACAGCAAGAATGATTtgatcatccatccatccatccattgtcaaaccgcttatcctgcacacagggtcgcaggggggctggagtccatcccagccaacttcgggcgatagacagggtacatcctggattggtcgcccgccaatcgcagggctaacacagagacatacaaccattcacactcacattcacacatctacgggcaatttaaagtccccaattaacctgatccccagagcatgtctttggactgtgggaggaagccggagagaacccacgcagacacagggagaacatgcagactccacacagaaaggcagctgggcggaatcaaacccaggaccttcttgctgtgaggcaacagtgctaaccaccacgccaccgtgccgcccatgATTTGATCAATTACACCTAAATAATTTCTCAGATATATAAGATGTTGTCAATTCTTTCTTTGAAGATATAAAATGGGAATGTGGTTGGATACCTTTCAGCAGCTGGTTGATGTACTTTTCATAGTAGTAGCTCCTATGAATATCATTTAGGTCGATTGGCCCTCGCTCTGACATGCCGTTTTCTGTGACGATAATGGGTGGGTTTCCATACTCCTCCTTAATAAAGTTCAATATCCTTCGAAATCCAAACGGTGAGACCTTCAGCCAAGATGAGCCAGAATCCAGCCAGGTACGATCAGCAATTGTTCCTGCACCTCTAAGAAGATTAAACAGGTGAAAGGGttttatttgacaaaaataacatttttaacaaataacAAATTCCCTgtgtatgatgtgtgtgtgacttgcCTCTCTCACTTGGTTCCTGTTATGTTTTTACTTGCTTACCTATCGGCATCATAGTGCTGAAGCTTTCCATAGTTCACAGGGAACGCCAGAACAGTGGTGTAATGGTTGAACCCAAAAAAATCATGGGTGCCCTTAATCCTCTTAATCTCCTCAGGAGTGAACTCGGGCAGCCTGGAGAGTTTAAAGTAAATTAATGAATGTACCTATTGGATTTAAAACTTTTTCCCATGAATAATCTTTCTTGTTtcactgttgtattttgtaataCCGAGATTTTAGCAGACCAGCAGCTAGGCTTCTCTCTCGAATGATGGTCTTCATCATGTTGCTGTAGTCTCCGTTAAATACGGGATGGGCAAACCAGCCAATATAGAACtgcacaaggagacacacaacagGCCTTACATGTCTATTGTCAAAAATGAAGCCTACGAGCATGCAAAGAACAGTAGCAACAAGAATACGTTTTCCCCTCTTATTCTTTGAAGTACCTGCAGCACACGTCTTGCGGCGTCAATGTCCTCTTGTTTATAGGGATTTCTGGGCTCTGTCCAGTCAGAGTTGATGGTGATGGAGATAATTCCCTTCTGTTTGGCCCGATACTTGTCATTGTAGAGATGCCAGGCCTCCGCGTGTGCTTTGATGAGTGTGTGACCCACAATGTAGGGCAGAGTGCCTGGTCGAAAACTTATTCCTGGACACATAGACAAGGATCAAGAGacccattttttcttttttttaggtaTACCACATGACCATGACCATTTAATACtgttttgatacatttttacttttcaacCTATGTTTCACACCATTTAAGTGGGCATAGGTGTATTGATATGAGGTGAATAGCAAGTAAAAGCATACCTGGTGCAGCTGCCCCGTAGCCATGCCCCACATTGGCTATATTGTATGGCTCATTAATGGTGACCCAAAATTTTACTTTGAGGCCAAGACGGCTAAAGATAAGGTCAGCGTAATCCCTGTATTTATCAATAATAGTCTCATTTTCCCAGCCCCCAATGTCTTGCAAAGCTTGTGGGAGGTCCCAGTGGTAGAGAGTAACCtgacaataaaagaaaagcaacatttaaaaaatacaaccaACTTTCCATTGCAATTGTATAAGAGGCCaaatgtacacatacaacaGGTTGGATGTTTGCAGCAAGCAGCGCATCGACCAGTCTGTTGTAGTAGTTCAGTCCAGCCTCATTGATGTGCTCTGTGGTGCCATCAGGAAGCACCCTCGGCCAGGATATTGATAACCGATAATGGGTCACCCGAAGTTGTTTCAATATAGCAACATCCTCTTCTACTTTATTGTAACTGTTGCAGGCTATGTCGCCATTGTCATCATTGGACACTCGAAGAGGAGTGTGAGCAAACTTGTCCCAGATGCTGAGACCTTTTCCATCCGCTCTCCATCCTCCTTCAACCTTAAAATAAAGCATGCCAAAAACAGATTGAATTAGGACAAAGAAGTATACACATGTGCAAAGGGGCTTTATCACAAATATACCTGGTATGATGCCGTAGCAGTACTCCAAATGAAATCTTTCTGGAAATATCCATAAATCAGCTTCTCATCATCTGTTGTGGGAAAACCATTGTCCTTTATAACTTGGTAGTAGAAATGGGATGAGTACTTTGGTGTCCGTGGCCGGTTTGGGTTGGTGAAGTCCACATGGTGCAGCCCAAATCCAACTTTGTACCCATTAAGCCACTCAAAAGAATCCATGAGCGATGTTGCTATGTATCCTTTGATCTTTACACCGTCAAGGTCATGtgctgttaaataaaatatacatacaaataattgattaagacTACAAATCTAAACAGTCAGGATAATCATGTAATTTATCTTAACTAATCTATGTACATAATTGTACCTTTCAGAGCTTCATCAATGTaggttttgaaataaaatactctTGCGTAGTCATCCCAAGTTGTCTTTGATTCTGTGGCTACTCCATTCTCAGTAATGTAAATCTCTGGATCTCCATACTCCTCTTTGATCCAATTGAGGAGTCTTCTCAAGCCCCATGCTACAGCTCTCTGATTAGTGATGGCTGTCGTTGGTGAATCAGTTTCATCTGCTTCTCTCAAGTCCCGGTCATATTCATAGGATTGAGGGGTAAGTTGAGCAGTAACATATCGAACTATCTTTGTAGTGTAATGATTTACACAGAACATATCAGCAGTTCCTTTGATGGAGGTCTTTTCTTCGTCAGAGAATAAAGGTAGTCTTGTCTCTGAAAGGCCTTGGAGTTCACTTTTGTTTCCAACCTGCCACTTCATTGCATCTGGATAGTCGCCATTCTTGAAAATTGGGTGTGCAAACCAACCTAGTTGAAACTGCAGAGCACGGTCAGCGGCCTCCACCTCACGGGCAACATTCACATCTTTAGGCTCAATCCACTCAGCATTGAGGGCTATGGAGACTAGACCACTTTGAGATTTGCGATACTTATCGTCATATGTGTGGTAAACTTTGGCGTGTGCCTTTATAAGGTTGTGTGCCACTCTGTATGGGGCAATTCCTGGATTCTTAACATTTGGTGGAATCTGTCCAAGTCCATATCCCGACCACGCAATTGTGTGAGGCTGGTTGAAGGTCATCCAAAATTTTACTCTGTCTCCAAACGTGGCAAAGCAGAAGTCACTATAGTCATTGAAAATATTAATCATCTCCACATTTTCCCAGCCACCAAGGACTTGCAAAGCTTGGGGAAGGTCCCAGTGATAGAGAGTCACCATGGGAGTGACGTTATATGCTAAGAGGCCATCAATCAATCTATTGTAGTAGTCAACACCGTTCTGGTTCAGGGAGGTAAGCCGGCCATCAGGAAAGATCCTGGACCAGGACAAAGAAAATTTGTATGACTTCACCCTTAGAGCTCGCAGCATGTATAAGTCTTCTTCGAGTCTGTGGTAGCTGTCACAGGCCACATCTCCATTGGCATTTGCAGGAATACTGCCTGGTTTTTGGGTGAATGTATCCCAGACGCTCGGTCCCTTCCCATCAGCATTCCAGCCACCTTCAATCTGGTAAGCCGAAGATGATACTCCCCAAATGAAGCCATGAGGGAAAGTGCCATAGTGGTACACTTTTCTCTGAAATGGCGACTGGTTTGAAAATTCCTCCCAGATAACCTTGGACTTAGACGGAACCTCAGAGGGCGATAAAGCTTTTGGACGGCGGTTGAATTGCATCTCTGATCCTTTAAAAGCATGCCCTTTATGTGTACCAAATCCATTTAGCTTGACAACTTGAGAGTAGAAATATGCAGATTGCCTTGGGGTTCTTGGTGTGTTTGCATCTTCAAAGTTGACCTGGTGAAGACCAAATCTTTGGCTGTAACCTTGCGGTCCTTCAAATCCATCCATGAGTGACTGCACTGTGAAACGCTGAACATCCACTCCATCTATCAATATTGCTAAGAAAtcgacaaaacaacaacacattaaaGCTGACAATATTTAGAAtgctttgtaaatgttttctatCAGAGAAATTCCTGACTGACCTTTCAGGGCTTCATTGATGTAGCTCTTCATGTACTCTATTCTATCAGTGTCATTGAGAGTGTCTCCAATGT
The window above is part of the Gasterosteus aculeatus chromosome 16, fGasAcu3.hap1.1, whole genome shotgun sequence genome. Proteins encoded here:
- the LOC120834490 gene encoding lactase/phlorizin hydrolase-like gives rise to the protein MKHLLGIAFLFVFCLYGCRTGELTGEEDFMLVAGPLEKQLVRSLGNTVTEMFDCSHPIPAGSKQIFENLKNSGVTHFKVPLSWAQLLPTGLPSQPQQAVVTCYQTLLKQLLEVGLQPLVVLHGSTVPETLRSKYGGWESQELVKMFRWYAEFSFKEFGALTNAWVTFSDLDGVWHDGQPAGAPGALQNILQLNKNIYQIYHQQFPDKERRLSIGVRASDAAILPLIKGSSPTDFLSVHIEYNCASTSNFAKELSALQMLNVDRPILIFNVTVHNCPDSQYELLGTFLQALMNKNNLNIMGCDMMDMFDKLDMEDVPTSLGISDSKRMNTFTNSYQHVWQKFQSQTTAERDLFLNESFPSGFQWATSSESFKVEGGWAEGGKGETIWDRFGHDGLANAHETADLACDSYNKVDYDVYLLRGLHINTYQFSISWARIFPSGHRGSQSEKGPLYYDKLINTLIESDIQPVVTLYHWDLPQTLQDYGGWTNASVVEAFKDYADFCFSRFGDRVKTWNTFSSPWVVSHAGYGTGEHPPGVKDYVVASYQATHNMIKSHAEAWHIYNDKYRKVQGGKVGIALNSDWAEPMDPSKPEDIAAADRYLQFMLGWFAHPIFVNGDYPSTLKTKIEQKRNACSLSEPARLPVFTAEERQRIHGTADFLGLNHYTARLVNNSVGGCTPGPSGVGDFQSHVDPSWSSTASDWIYSTPWGLRRLLNYISTEYLNVSKVAIHITGNGMPTEYIGDTLNDTDRIEYMKSYINEALKAILIDGVDVQRFTVQSLMDGFEGPQGYSQRFGLHQVNFEDANTPRTPRQSAYFYSQVVKLNGFGTHKGHAFKGSEMQFNRRPKALSPSEVPSKSKVIWEEFSNQSPFQRKVYHYGTFPHGFIWGVSSSAYQIEGGWNADGKGPSVWDTFTQKPGSIPANANGDVACDSYHRLEEDLYMLRALRVKSYKFSLSWSRIFPDGRLTSLNQNGVDYYNRLIDGLLAYNVTPMVTLYHWDLPQALQVLGGWENVEMINIFNDYSDFCFATFGDRVKFWMTFNQPHTIAWSGYGLGQIPPNVKNPGIAPYRVAHNLIKAHAKVYHTYDDKYRKSQSGLVSIALNAEWIEPKDVNVAREVEAADRALQFQLGWFAHPIFKNGDYPDAMKWQVGNKSELQGLSETRLPLFSDEEKTSIKGTADMFCVNHYTTKIVRYVTAQLTPQSYEYDRDLREADETDSPTTAITNQRAVAWGLRRLLNWIKEEYGDPEIYITENGVATESKTTWDDYARVFYFKTYIDEALKAHDLDGVKIKGYIATSLMDSFEWLNGYKVGFGLHHVDFTNPNRPRTPKYSSHFYYQVIKDNGFPTTDDEKLIYGYFQKDFIWSTATASYQVEGGWRADGKGLSIWDKFAHTPLRVSNDDNGDIACNSYNKVEEDVAILKQLRVTHYRLSISWPRVLPDGTTEHINEAGLNYYNRLVDALLAANIQPVVTLYHWDLPQALQDIGGWENETIIDKYRDYADLIFSRLGLKVKFWVTINEPYNIANVGHGYGAAAPGISFRPGTLPYIVGHTLIKAHAEAWHLYNDKYRAKQKGIISITINSDWTEPRNPYKQEDIDAARRVLQFYIGWFAHPVFNGDYSNMMKTIIRERSLAAGLLKSRLPEFTPEEIKRIKGTHDFFGFNHYTTVLAFPVNYGKLQHYDADRGAGTIADRTWLDSGSSWLKVSPFGFRRILNFIKEEYGNPPIIVTENGMSERGPIDLNDIHRSYYYEKYINQLLKAYLLDNVDIRGYTAWSLMDNLEWATGFSERFGLFYVNFSDPKLPRVAKNSVTLYSTIINCNGFPDPALGPHECSSTVPEATSAPITPVPSVNNSVIFLGMKLSTHDAEIGLTTTFALLIVAVFGAICIAFFLFKAKKHSKEKPDVGSIQLAQHE